Proteins encoded in a region of the Zunongwangia endophytica genome:
- a CDS encoding CCA tRNA nucleotidyltransferase, with amino-acid sequence MPNLQNYKEALDHQIFKVISQAAEELQLESYVIGGFVRDFILQRGNAKDIDIVAVGSGIDLALKVSELLPHKPKVQVFKNYGTAMLRAFDLEVEFVGARKESYSEDSRNPVVENGTLEDDQNRRDFTINALALSLNKSNFGDLLDPFNGLEDLKTQLLRTPLEPGITYSDDPLRMLRAIRFASQLNFVIQKKSLDAIKENYKRIKIISNERITEELHKILLSERPSKGFALLHKTKLLKIILPELTALEGIDEIEGQRHKDNFWHTLEVVDNISENSDNLWLRWAALLHDIGKAPTKKFHKKIGWTFHGHEFVGSKMVYKLFKRLRMPLNEKMKFVQKMVLMSSRPIAVVDDDVTDSAVRRLIFDAGENIDDLMTLCEADITTKNPRRCKKYHNNFKIVRQKMKEVEERDHVRNFQPPVSGEEIMKTFNIKPCREVGIIKDAIKEAILEGEILNDYDAAHQFMLKKGKELKLQPQ; translated from the coding sequence ATGCCTAATTTACAGAATTACAAAGAAGCTTTAGATCATCAGATTTTTAAGGTAATTTCTCAGGCTGCCGAAGAACTTCAATTAGAAAGTTACGTTATTGGTGGTTTTGTAAGAGATTTTATCTTGCAACGCGGTAATGCAAAAGATATAGATATTGTTGCTGTAGGCAGCGGCATCGATCTTGCACTAAAGGTCTCCGAGCTTCTTCCGCATAAACCAAAAGTACAGGTTTTTAAAAATTACGGTACCGCAATGCTACGCGCTTTTGATTTGGAAGTCGAATTTGTAGGCGCGCGCAAGGAAAGCTATTCTGAAGATAGTCGAAATCCGGTAGTAGAAAACGGAACTCTTGAAGATGACCAAAATCGTCGTGACTTTACGATAAACGCATTAGCATTAAGCTTAAATAAAAGCAATTTTGGTGATTTACTTGATCCGTTTAATGGACTTGAAGATCTAAAAACACAATTACTAAGAACACCGCTAGAACCGGGAATCACCTATTCAGACGATCCTTTACGAATGCTTAGAGCCATTCGATTTGCCTCTCAGCTGAACTTTGTAATCCAGAAGAAATCTTTAGATGCCATAAAAGAAAATTATAAGCGCATCAAAATCATTTCTAATGAAAGGATTACTGAAGAGTTGCATAAAATTTTATTATCTGAAAGACCTTCTAAAGGTTTTGCTCTTTTACATAAAACGAAGCTTTTAAAAATCATCCTTCCTGAACTTACTGCTCTAGAAGGTATCGACGAGATTGAAGGCCAACGCCACAAAGATAACTTTTGGCATACGCTTGAAGTTGTAGATAATATTAGTGAAAATAGCGACAATCTTTGGTTAAGATGGGCTGCTTTGCTGCACGATATTGGTAAAGCGCCAACCAAGAAATTTCATAAAAAGATTGGTTGGACATTTCATGGGCACGAGTTTGTAGGATCTAAAATGGTCTACAAACTTTTTAAGCGACTTCGAATGCCATTGAATGAAAAAATGAAGTTTGTTCAAAAAATGGTTTTAATGAGTTCTCGACCAATCGCAGTAGTCGATGATGATGTAACCGATTCTGCCGTGCGTAGATTAATATTTGATGCCGGTGAAAACATCGATGATTTAATGACCTTGTGCGAAGCCGATATTACCACAAAAAATCCACGTCGTTGTAAAAAGTACCACAACAACTTCAAGATTGTTCGACAGAAAATGAAAGAAGTTGAAGAACGCGATCACGTTCGTAATTTTCAGCCACCGGTTAGTGGAGAAGAGATAATGAAAACCTTCAATATAAAACCTTGCCGCGAAGTTGGGATCATAAAAGATGCTATCAAAGAAGCTATCTTAGAAGGTGAAATACTCAACGATTACGATGCTGCACATCAATTTATGCTGAAAAAAGGAAAAGAACTAAAATTACAACCTCAATAA
- a CDS encoding ABC transporter ATP-binding protein: protein METILSINQLTKVYGPLKAVNNLSFTIEKGNVYGILGPNGSGKSTTLGMVLNVVNKTSGDFQWFDGAESTHEALKKVGAIIEHPNFYPYMTASQNLKLVCKIKGVSENKVEEKLKIVGLLDRKDSKFKAFSLGMKQRLAIASALLNDPEILILDEPTNGLDPQGIHQIREIIRNIAAGGTTILLASHLLDEVEKVCSHVVIIRKGVKLYSGPVDGINASHGFFELEAENTELLQQLLREHPSIGKVSLNGTLVTAIIENPMGASEINSYLFEKGLSLSYLIKRKESLEEQFLQLTNQTTA, encoded by the coding sequence TTGGAAACAATACTTAGCATTAATCAATTAACAAAAGTCTACGGCCCGTTAAAGGCGGTAAACAATCTTTCTTTTACGATCGAGAAAGGAAACGTATACGGAATCTTGGGCCCTAACGGAAGTGGAAAATCTACCACGCTGGGAATGGTACTGAACGTTGTCAATAAAACTTCTGGTGATTTTCAGTGGTTTGATGGCGCCGAATCTACGCATGAAGCGCTTAAAAAAGTTGGAGCTATCATCGAGCATCCCAACTTCTATCCTTACATGACGGCATCGCAAAACCTTAAACTGGTTTGTAAAATAAAAGGAGTTTCTGAAAATAAAGTTGAAGAGAAGCTTAAGATTGTTGGACTTCTAGATAGAAAGGATAGTAAATTCAAAGCTTTTTCTTTAGGGATGAAACAGCGTTTAGCTATTGCCTCTGCCCTATTAAACGATCCTGAAATTTTAATTTTAGATGAACCAACCAATGGATTAGATCCACAGGGAATCCATCAAATTAGAGAAATTATACGAAACATTGCCGCAGGAGGAACTACCATTTTACTGGCGTCTCACCTTTTAGATGAAGTTGAAAAAGTGTGTAGCCATGTGGTAATTATTAGAAAAGGAGTTAAGCTTTATAGCGGACCGGTAGATGGCATTAATGCCAGCCATGGTTTCTTTGAATTAGAAGCTGAAAATACTGAATTACTTCAGCAATTATTAAGAGAACATCCGTCCATCGGAAAAGTTAGCTTAAACGGAACGCTGGTAACTGCAATCATCGAAAATCCCATGGGAGCTTCAGAAATTAACAGCTATCTTTTCGAAAAAGGACTTTCCTTAAGTTATCTGATTAAACGTAAAGAAAGTCTGGAAGAACAATTCCTTCAACTAACCAATCAAACTACCGCGTAA
- a CDS encoding glycosyltransferase, protein MKEKKVYILHKNGANRHYAGLQYLLEMQGGSIYYREFSIFTKIAKAVKRLDSQLFIKQISNLFFLINLVFSKNKKVVLGIPPFDKKLIFLLKILKHHRLFYHTSWTCWDKSFHPKKHEHKKGVMKAWNFFLEKKVEYIFTVTKESSQQISSNFKVDNDRLVVVAHSLTIDFKDIYNYDKEDNSFIYLGRLVPQKGIEQMLSCFSKKPSAKLTIIGAGCDQSLVEDFSKRFKNIEYLPYINNKKALSKIMARHQYLILNSQKTEKWEELFSLIIIEGMSLGLIPISSDHTGPKEIITEKTGYLFEEGKIEEALEFVLAKGYNPMLAKNAIKQSKQYYPEKIAEHWKPILL, encoded by the coding sequence TTGAAAGAGAAAAAGGTTTACATTTTACATAAAAATGGAGCTAATAGGCACTACGCAGGGCTTCAATATTTATTGGAAATGCAAGGAGGATCTATATACTATCGAGAATTCTCGATATTTACAAAAATTGCAAAAGCTGTAAAACGTTTAGATTCTCAACTCTTTATAAAGCAAATATCAAATCTCTTTTTCTTAATAAATTTAGTTTTCTCGAAAAACAAAAAAGTTGTTTTAGGCATTCCTCCTTTCGATAAAAAGCTAATTTTTTTATTGAAAATTTTAAAACATCATCGATTATTTTATCATACTTCCTGGACTTGTTGGGACAAAAGTTTTCATCCTAAAAAGCATGAACATAAAAAGGGAGTCATGAAAGCATGGAATTTTTTTCTTGAAAAAAAAGTGGAATATATATTTACTGTCACTAAAGAATCGAGCCAACAAATAAGCTCTAATTTTAAAGTAGATAATGATCGATTAGTAGTTGTGGCGCATTCCCTTACTATAGATTTTAAAGATATTTACAATTATGATAAGGAGGATAATAGTTTTATTTATTTAGGAAGATTGGTTCCGCAGAAAGGAATAGAGCAAATGCTATCCTGCTTCTCTAAAAAACCATCAGCGAAATTGACTATTATTGGTGCAGGATGTGACCAGTCATTAGTTGAAGATTTTAGTAAGCGGTTTAAGAATATAGAGTATCTCCCTTATATAAATAATAAAAAAGCACTTTCAAAAATAATGGCTCGGCATCAATACCTTATTTTGAATTCACAAAAAACTGAAAAATGGGAAGAGTTGTTTAGTTTGATTATTATCGAAGGCATGTCTTTAGGATTAATACCAATTTCAAGTGATCATACCGGCCCAAAAGAAATTATAACCGAAAAAACCGGATATTTATTTGAAGAGGGAAAAATAGAGGAGGCTTTAGAGTTTGTATTGGCAAAAGGTTACAATCCTATGTTGGCTAAAAATGCTATTAAACAGTCAAAACAATATTATCCCGAAAAAATTGCCGAACACTGGAAACCCATTCTATTATGA
- a CDS encoding COX15/CtaA family protein: MKDNKKVVYWLLTGCALIFVMVVVGGITRLTNSGLSISNYKLIHGVIPPMNQQEWVEAFELYKQYPEYQKLHYHFNLEDFKQIYFWEWIHRVIGRLIGVVFIIPFLYFLLRKQLSKATIRKASILLALGAFQGFMGWYMVKSGLVDRPSVSHYRLAAHLMTAFITFAYSFWVALDIIYKNNVKPAVPKMKNWIWAGMIVLILQITWGAFVAGLDAGFIHNSWPLMTDGKWIHETVYIELEPVWRNFIAGKSGVQFVHRYLAWFVVGFIVIIWIKAKKLSLTKPQKNGINSVLIIVCLQFLLGIFTLIYQVPVWLGVTHQVGAFFLLASMTFILHRFSK, encoded by the coding sequence ATGAAAGACAATAAAAAAGTAGTATACTGGCTGTTAACAGGATGTGCCCTAATTTTTGTTATGGTAGTAGTTGGCGGGATTACTCGCTTAACCAACTCGGGGCTTTCGATATCAAATTATAAATTGATTCATGGTGTTATACCGCCAATGAATCAGCAGGAATGGGTAGAAGCTTTCGAACTTTACAAGCAATACCCCGAATATCAAAAACTTCATTATCATTTCAATTTAGAGGATTTTAAGCAAATTTATTTCTGGGAATGGATACACCGGGTAATCGGTCGACTTATCGGTGTGGTATTTATAATTCCATTTTTATATTTCTTACTTAGAAAACAGCTTTCTAAAGCTACGATCCGCAAAGCTAGTATCTTATTAGCCTTAGGTGCTTTTCAAGGTTTTATGGGTTGGTACATGGTAAAAAGCGGATTGGTAGACCGACCTTCTGTTAGCCATTATCGATTGGCAGCCCACCTTATGACGGCGTTTATAACTTTTGCCTATTCATTTTGGGTGGCGCTGGATATTATTTACAAAAACAACGTAAAACCGGCAGTTCCCAAAATGAAAAATTGGATTTGGGCAGGAATGATCGTGCTAATCCTACAGATAACCTGGGGTGCTTTTGTAGCAGGACTTGATGCAGGTTTTATCCATAATAGCTGGCCGCTAATGACAGACGGTAAGTGGATACACGAAACGGTTTATATTGAATTAGAACCGGTGTGGAGAAATTTTATTGCTGGTAAAAGCGGCGTTCAATTTGTACACCGCTATCTTGCCTGGTTCGTGGTAGGTTTTATAGTAATTATTTGGATAAAAGCTAAAAAACTAAGCTTAACAAAACCTCAGAAAAACGGAATCAATAGTGTTCTTATCATTGTTTGTCTTCAGTTTTTATTGGGCATATTCACTCTGATTTATCAGGTTCCGGTTTGGTTAGGTGTAACCCACCAGGTAGGTGCTTTTTTCTTATTAGCAAGCATGACTTTTATTTTGCACAGGTTCAGTAAATAA
- a CDS encoding nucleoid-associated protein — MINLYNAQIESLSIHRVGNKSRNENIFLSAAPFQLNDEITPLIKEYFLKPFREKEENYYKFQHETDIEFNELYNLANAIFDNPENIHEASKKITTLLFEQSAHPHIKSGEVYVVYFENAQLDNEKLPAIGIFKSELKHDFLQFQEKGSILEMIVQQGINLQKLDKGALIFNKQREEGYKILSIDSNKYDTKYWLENFLGVDVMADENYYTKKYLKFCQNFAKDVVLPAEDKKEEVMFMNRSMDYFAKNDDFEESNFLNSVIDNPDLVPEFQNYKTEKAPKYKIEDLTTFPIANKAVTDARKKLKNVINLDTNIQIKMDFVNADSADKFVEKGWDEEKQMYYYLVYFNKEEKS, encoded by the coding sequence ATGATCAATTTATACAACGCCCAGATCGAATCTTTATCGATTCATCGTGTGGGTAACAAAAGTCGTAATGAAAACATTTTTCTATCGGCTGCACCCTTTCAGTTAAACGACGAGATCACACCATTGATCAAGGAATATTTCTTAAAACCCTTCAGAGAAAAAGAAGAGAATTATTACAAATTTCAGCATGAAACAGATATAGAGTTCAATGAACTTTACAATCTTGCGAATGCGATTTTTGATAATCCTGAAAATATACACGAAGCTTCAAAAAAAATAACAACATTACTTTTTGAGCAATCTGCACATCCCCACATTAAAAGTGGTGAAGTGTATGTGGTTTATTTTGAAAATGCTCAGCTAGATAACGAAAAACTGCCGGCAATCGGAATTTTTAAATCTGAATTGAAGCATGATTTCTTGCAATTTCAGGAAAAAGGAAGCATTCTAGAAATGATTGTTCAGCAGGGAATTAATCTTCAGAAATTAGATAAAGGCGCCTTAATCTTCAATAAACAAAGAGAAGAAGGATATAAGATATTATCGATCGATTCTAACAAATATGATACTAAATATTGGTTAGAAAACTTCTTAGGAGTTGATGTCATGGCCGATGAAAATTACTACACTAAAAAGTATTTAAAATTCTGCCAGAATTTCGCTAAAGACGTAGTGTTACCTGCGGAAGACAAAAAAGAGGAAGTTATGTTTATGAACCGAAGTATGGACTACTTCGCAAAAAACGACGATTTTGAAGAATCAAACTTTCTTAACTCAGTAATCGATAATCCAGATTTGGTTCCTGAATTTCAGAATTATAAAACTGAAAAAGCACCAAAATATAAGATCGAAGATCTAACTACATTTCCAATTGCCAACAAAGCAGTAACCGATGCTCGTAAGAAGCTAAAAAATGTAATTAATTTGGATACCAATATTCAGATTAAAATGGATTTTGTAAATGCAGATTCGGCAGATAAATTTGTAGAAAAAGGTTGGGACGAAGAAAAACAGATGTATTATTACCTGGTTTACTTCAATAAAGAAGAAAAAAGCTAG
- a CDS encoding L-threonylcarbamoyladenylate synthase, with protein sequence MEDKKTEIQNCLAVLKKGGLILYPTDTVWGIGCDATNADAIDKIFALKKRAESKSMICLVNDFKMLNEYVEDIPEVAYDILKYAAKPTSIIYDDPIRVAENLIAEDNTLAIRVTKDPFCKELTRRHRRPIVSTSANISGEPTPNSFSQISPEILKGVDYVVNLHQSKKSSKPSAIIKLSLDGKVKVIRK encoded by the coding sequence ATGGAAGATAAAAAGACTGAAATTCAAAACTGTTTAGCCGTTTTAAAAAAAGGCGGACTTATTCTTTATCCTACCGATACGGTTTGGGGAATAGGTTGTGATGCCACCAATGCAGATGCTATTGATAAAATTTTCGCTTTAAAGAAAAGAGCAGAAAGCAAATCAATGATTTGTTTGGTAAACGATTTCAAAATGCTAAATGAATATGTGGAAGATATCCCCGAAGTTGCGTACGATATTCTTAAATACGCAGCAAAACCAACTTCCATCATTTATGATGATCCTATTAGAGTAGCTGAAAATCTAATTGCTGAAGATAATACGCTTGCGATTAGAGTGACCAAAGATCCTTTTTGTAAAGAACTTACCAGAAGACATCGTCGTCCTATAGTTTCTACATCTGCTAATATTAGTGGTGAACCCACTCCAAATTCATTTTCGCAAATTAGTCCTGAAATTTTAAAAGGTGTGGACTATGTAGTAAATTTGCACCAATCTAAAAAATCATCAAAACCTTCAGCAATAATAAAACTGAGCCTTGATGGAAAGGTTAAAGTGATACGGAAATAA
- a CDS encoding lipopolysaccharide kinase InaA family protein — MKIVYADAFKAEAKRIEQILSEFSEQGKVLSDGRNTIKTFDLNGREVNVKSFRVPNLINMFVYRFFRKSKAERSFNYAEYLLSREIGTPFPVAYAEECHWLTFGRSYYISDHLEYDFTFRDIEKIEDTEKYESVLRAFTRFTYDLHEKNIEFLDHSPGNTLIQVDGDHFNFFLVDLNRMNFKQLDFKQRMKNFSRLTPKKEMIQIMANEYSILTAWNEHEVFETMWGFTEEFQEKFYRKKRLKKQLKFWKN; from the coding sequence ATGAAAATAGTATATGCAGATGCTTTTAAGGCGGAAGCTAAAAGAATAGAACAAATTTTATCTGAATTTTCAGAACAAGGTAAAGTGCTTAGTGATGGTCGTAATACCATTAAAACATTTGACCTTAATGGAAGAGAAGTAAATGTAAAGTCTTTTAGAGTTCCCAATCTTATTAATATGTTCGTTTATCGTTTTTTTAGAAAATCGAAAGCCGAACGTAGTTTTAATTATGCAGAATATTTATTATCCAGAGAAATAGGAACACCTTTTCCTGTTGCTTATGCTGAAGAATGCCATTGGCTTACCTTTGGGCGCAGCTACTACATTAGTGATCACTTAGAATACGATTTTACTTTTAGGGATATTGAAAAAATAGAGGACACTGAGAAGTACGAATCTGTTCTTAGAGCTTTTACCAGGTTTACATACGATCTACACGAGAAGAATATTGAGTTTTTAGATCATTCTCCAGGTAATACCTTAATTCAGGTAGATGGTGATCATTTTAATTTCTTTCTGGTAGATTTAAACCGAATGAATTTTAAACAGCTGGATTTTAAACAGCGGATGAAGAATTTCTCTCGTTTAACGCCTAAAAAAGAAATGATTCAGATTATGGCAAATGAATATTCGATACTTACCGCATGGAACGAGCACGAAGTATTTGAAACCATGTGGGGATTCACAGAAGAATTTCAGGAGAAATTTTATAGAAAGAAAAGATTGAAGAAACAGCTTAAATTTTGGAAAAACTAA
- a CDS encoding glycosyltransferase family 2 protein — translation MRIAISCIIVNYNTANFTLDCVASIFDMHQSTEAIEVIVVDNASEKKDYLLLKTKLQQENFPNTKLIRSKQNFGFGAGNMIGINAASNCEYYAFINNDTLQLTDNCLWILKEFMDSTPDAGVCSPQMLDEDKKFRSTIDHFSSLSREILKRSFLEKVNPKKYPSRKNFFHKPTIVNYVQGSFMFFNAEDFNEIGGFDTNLFLFYEESDLGLRLLKERKKYAYIFPETQYIHFKSISIKKNINILIKRELKISLLYHTYKHYGFFAHQFLLNFLRIRYGLTSIVKPKYFQLFKLLIRGAHLSESLKQKQSLKKL, via the coding sequence ATGAGAATCGCTATAAGTTGTATTATCGTTAATTATAACACAGCCAATTTCACACTAGATTGTGTGGCTTCAATTTTTGACATGCATCAAAGTACTGAAGCAATAGAAGTTATAGTTGTAGATAATGCTTCAGAAAAAAAGGATTATTTGCTTTTAAAAACTAAACTTCAGCAAGAAAACTTTCCAAACACAAAGCTTATTAGAAGTAAGCAAAATTTTGGTTTTGGTGCAGGAAACATGATAGGTATAAATGCAGCTTCGAATTGTGAATATTATGCTTTTATCAATAACGATACGCTACAGCTTACCGATAATTGTCTTTGGATTTTAAAGGAATTTATGGATTCTACGCCAGATGCCGGCGTATGCTCGCCTCAAATGCTGGACGAAGATAAAAAATTTAGAAGCACTATAGATCATTTTTCCTCGCTAAGTAGAGAAATATTAAAACGCTCATTTTTGGAAAAAGTAAATCCAAAAAAATATCCCAGCCGGAAAAATTTTTTCCACAAGCCAACCATCGTAAATTATGTGCAGGGATCTTTCATGTTTTTTAATGCAGAAGATTTTAATGAAATAGGTGGTTTTGACACCAATTTATTTCTGTTTTATGAAGAATCAGATCTTGGTTTAAGACTTTTAAAAGAGAGAAAAAAATACGCCTATATTTTTCCTGAAACGCAATACATTCATTTTAAAAGCATAAGTATCAAAAAGAATATTAATATCCTTATTAAAAGAGAACTAAAGATTTCATTACTCTACCACACCTACAAACATTACGGTTTTTTTGCGCATCAATTTTTACTGAATTTTCTTCGCATCAGGTATGGTTTGACCTCCATTGTAAAACCTAAATATTTTCAACTATTTAAACTGTTAATAAGAGGTGCACACCTTTCTGAATCTTTAAAGCAAAAACAGTCTTTAAAAAAATTATAA
- a CDS encoding IS1096 element passenger TnpR family protein, which translates to MVYRFRVILDTAEDVFRDIEILKTDTLEDLHNTIVQAFGFDGSEMASFYLSDEEWNQGEEIHQFDMSGGDDSIRLMNETTLDSVVSEEQTKLLYVYDFFNMWTFMVELAQIAEIEEGRDYPNLMFVHGQIPSNAPDKEFKAEGDPEADENFNDDFDVDDYDSFSFDENWN; encoded by the coding sequence ATGGTTTATCGATTTAGAGTAATTCTAGACACGGCAGAAGATGTTTTTAGAGATATTGAAATTTTAAAAACCGATACGTTAGAAGATCTACATAACACTATCGTACAGGCTTTTGGATTTGACGGATCTGAAATGGCTTCATTTTATTTAAGTGATGAAGAGTGGAATCAAGGTGAAGAAATTCATCAATTTGACATGAGCGGTGGTGATGACAGCATTCGCTTGATGAATGAAACTACCTTGGATAGTGTTGTTTCTGAAGAGCAAACCAAATTACTTTACGTTTACGACTTTTTTAATATGTGGACGTTTATGGTAGAGCTTGCACAAATCGCCGAAATTGAAGAAGGTAGAGATTATCCTAATTTGATGTTCGTCCACGGGCAAATTCCATCAAACGCACCAGATAAAGAATTTAAAGCGGAAGGTGATCCTGAAGCTGACGAAAACTTTAATGATGATTTTGATGTAGACGATTACGACAGCTTTTCTTTCGACGAAAACTGGAACTAA